From one Lysinibacillus sp. G4S2 genomic stretch:
- a CDS encoding LysR family transcriptional regulator — MNIEEIALKIEILERQNLSKSAEMTNYTQSALTSKVKKMESEIGQEVFKRTPQGLKITDVGTQYLNFLKLMTEEYDEFLQAIGAEQMITKISFGTSHTTIKIYGASIMHTLQTNNIPLDVDFTVESSTSLNEKVHNAEMDCALTSNPIKHYPDLNYDMIASETFEVISNNTHIINFEERSPVTLLVLSKGCMYSRAMSEWLKKHQVPFTTKEIKSVSSILDFLQIDNSIAVLNTKLINLYNYTNIHYYNLQQLHNIIETVFIYKKSDSKQSSIFQLKHVIESLLEDPIERS, encoded by the coding sequence ATGAATATAGAAGAAATAGCATTGAAAATCGAGATTTTGGAGAGGCAAAATCTTAGTAAATCCGCAGAAATGACTAATTATACCCAATCTGCCTTAACGTCTAAAGTGAAAAAAATGGAGTCTGAAATTGGTCAGGAAGTTTTTAAACGGACACCGCAAGGATTAAAAATTACGGATGTAGGCACACAATATTTAAACTTTTTAAAGCTTATGACAGAGGAATACGATGAATTTTTACAAGCAATCGGGGCCGAACAAATGATCACTAAAATTAGCTTTGGCACATCACATACAACAATCAAAATTTATGGCGCATCCATTATGCATACGTTACAAACAAATAATATACCTTTAGATGTCGATTTCACAGTAGAATCTAGTACTTCCTTAAATGAAAAAGTACACAATGCCGAAATGGATTGTGCATTAACAAGTAACCCTATTAAACATTATCCTGACTTAAATTATGACATGATTGCATCCGAAACATTTGAAGTCATATCGAATAATACACATATCATTAATTTTGAGGAACGTTCACCCGTTACACTACTTGTACTAAGTAAAGGATGTATGTATTCACGCGCGATGTCAGAATGGCTAAAAAAGCATCAAGTTCCATTTACGACGAAAGAAATAAAATCGGTGAGTAGCATTCTTGATTTCCTCCAAATAGACAATTCGATTGCTGTATTAAATACAAAACTAATCAATTTATATAACTATACGAACATTCACTACTACAATTTACAGCAGCTCCACAACATAATAGAAACTGTCTTTATTTACAAAAAGAGCGACAGTAAACAATCTTCCAT